In Coregonus clupeaformis isolate EN_2021a chromosome 15, ASM2061545v1, whole genome shotgun sequence, one genomic interval encodes:
- the fshb gene encoding follitropin subunit beta — protein MYCTHLRMLQLVVMATLWVTPVRAGTHCRYGCRLNNMTITVEREDCHGSITITTCAGLCETTDLNYQSTWLPRSQGACNFKEWSYEEVYLEGCPPGANPFFIPVAKSCDCIKCKTDNTDCDRISMATPSCVVNPLEM, from the exons ATGTACTGCACCCACTTAAGGATGCTGCAGCTGGTCGTCATGGCAACACTGTGGGTGACACCAGTGAGGGCGGGGACACACTGCAGGTATGGCTGCCGACTAAACAACATGACCATCACCGTGGAGAGAGAGGACTGTCACGGaagcatcaccatcaccacctgCGCCGGCCTGTGCGAAACAACG GATCTGAACTATCAGAGCACATGGCTGCCTCGCTCCCAGGGGGCGTGTAACTTCAAGGAGTGGTCCTACGAGGAGGTCTACCTGGAAGGCTGTCCACCCGGGGCCAACCCCTTCTTCATACCTGTTGCCAAGAGCTGTGATTGCATCAAATGCAAGACGGACAACACTGATTGTGATCGCATAAGCATGGCAACACCCAGCTGTGTAGTAAACCCACTAGAAATGTAA